In Deinococcus puniceus, one genomic interval encodes:
- the lgt gene encoding prolipoprotein diacylglyceryl transferase, with protein MDPVFLQIGSFTIAWYGVLITLGIVAGVWVGTRMARQRGLNVDLFNDIILWMIIWGLVGARIVFVATSWNQFENIPFPRVLLDIINLRQGGISIHGGLIGGILVLIYYTRRYKLNFYQYADLCVPGVAFGIIGGRIGNIMNGTDTVGRVTGWPIGYRWPDSARAFHDGACVRAANPDMDLSQYCQQIGGQLVMTAPVHFTQLYGVFIGIVLSIAAYFWLRSRKPGWAFWQFWLWYSILRAGLEETFRLNPLSVKSYLDQGLDRPGIGFWTDTHLISVPLILASIWFLLQLRKQPDTRVDPVVSATPPKTV; from the coding sequence ATGGATCCTGTTTTCTTGCAAATTGGCAGTTTCACCATTGCCTGGTACGGCGTGCTGATCACGCTGGGCATCGTCGCGGGCGTGTGGGTGGGCACACGCATGGCCCGGCAACGCGGCCTCAACGTCGACCTCTTCAACGACATCATTCTCTGGATGATCATCTGGGGACTGGTGGGCGCACGCATCGTTTTCGTGGCGACCTCATGGAACCAGTTCGAGAACATCCCGTTTCCCCGTGTGCTGCTGGATATCATCAACCTGCGGCAAGGCGGCATCTCCATTCACGGCGGCCTGATCGGCGGCATTCTGGTGCTGATCTACTACACCCGGCGCTACAAGCTCAATTTCTACCAGTACGCCGACCTGTGCGTGCCCGGCGTGGCGTTCGGCATCATCGGCGGACGCATCGGCAACATCATGAACGGCACCGACACGGTGGGCCGCGTGACGGGCTGGCCCATCGGCTACCGCTGGCCCGACTCGGCGCGTGCCTTCCATGACGGCGCGTGCGTGAGGGCCGCCAACCCCGACATGGATTTGTCTCAGTACTGCCAGCAGATCGGCGGGCAACTCGTGATGACCGCGCCCGTGCATTTCACGCAGCTGTACGGCGTGTTCATCGGCATCGTTCTCAGCATTGCCGCGTATTTCTGGCTGCGTTCGCGCAAACCGGGCTGGGCCTTCTGGCAGTTCTGGCTGTGGTATTCCATCTTGCGTGCGGGCCTAGAGGAAACCTTCCGCCTCAATCCCCTCTCCGTCAAAAGCTACCTCGATCAGGGCCTAGACCGCCCCGGCATCGGCTTCTGGACAGATACGCACCTGATTTCTGTGCCCCTGATTCTGGCTTCCATCTGGTTCCTGCTGCAACTTCGCAAACAGCCGGATACGCGGGTCGATCCGGTGGTATCGGCCACTCCGCCCAAAACGGTGTAG
- the apaG gene encoding Co2+/Mg2+ efflux protein ApaG codes for MNDAPLLPTDPDVRVSVEVQYLAAHSQPGRHAFAYVITIENHSDQTWQLLTRHWQIMDAGGRETVVDGDGVVGQQPHLAPGAVYVYDSFVTVQDTPGMMQGHYGLRDAWGAAGKAIIPPFVLEVPGTRVLN; via the coding sequence CCGACGTGCGCGTCAGCGTAGAAGTGCAGTATTTGGCCGCCCACAGCCAACCCGGACGCCACGCCTTCGCCTACGTCATCACCATCGAAAACCACTCCGATCAGACATGGCAACTGCTGACCCGCCACTGGCAAATTATGGACGCAGGCGGGCGAGAAACGGTGGTGGACGGTGACGGTGTGGTAGGCCAACAACCGCACCTCGCCCCCGGAGCCGTGTACGTCTACGATTCCTTCGTGACCGTGCAGGACACCCCCGGCATGATGCAGGGCCACTACGGATTGCGCGACGCTTGGGGCGCGGCGGGCAAGGCCATCATTCCGCCGTTCGTGCTGGAAGTGCCGGGGACGCGGGTGCTGAATTAG
- a CDS encoding SDR family oxidoreductase, with protein MNYTGNTILITGGGSGIGRALAEASHAAGNQIIIAGRRQAVLDETVAANPGMRSVVLDIADAEDIRTVAARLTADFPALNVVIHNAGIMQTEEIQSGNLDSAEATVATNLLGPIRLTAALLPHLLAQPTAAIMTVSSGLAFVPMALTPTYSATKAAIHSYTESLRHQLRGTAVEVFELVPPYVQTELMGAHQANDPHAMPLQEFIDETMSLLGQLPNGGEVLVERVKPLRLAEATGKYEFMYGQINRE; from the coding sequence ATGAACTATACCGGTAATACCATCTTGATTACGGGCGGCGGATCGGGCATTGGCCGCGCTCTGGCCGAAGCTTCTCATGCGGCGGGCAACCAGATCATCATCGCGGGCCGCCGCCAAGCGGTACTAGATGAAACCGTCGCGGCCAATCCGGGCATGAGATCAGTTGTGCTCGATATTGCCGACGCCGAAGACATTCGCACAGTGGCCGCCCGCCTCACCGCCGACTTTCCGGCCCTGAACGTGGTCATTCACAACGCCGGAATCATGCAGACAGAAGAAATTCAGAGCGGCAATCTGGACTCTGCCGAAGCCACTGTCGCCACCAACCTGCTTGGCCCAATCCGGCTCACGGCGGCGCTGTTGCCGCACCTGCTGGCCCAGCCCACCGCCGCCATCATGACCGTGTCTTCGGGGCTGGCTTTCGTGCCAATGGCCCTGACGCCCACCTACAGCGCCACCAAAGCAGCGATCCATTCCTACACCGAATCGCTGCGCCACCAACTGCGCGGCACGGCTGTAGAAGTGTTTGAACTGGTGCCGCCCTACGTGCAAACGGAACTGATGGGAGCGCATCAGGCCAATGACCCTCACGCCATGCCGCTGCAAGAATTCATAGACGAAACCATGTCGCTGCTGGGCCAGTTGCCCAACGGCGGAGAAGTGCTGGTAGAGCGAGTGAAGCCGCTGCGCTTGGCCGAGGCGACGGGGAAGTACGAGTTTATGTACGGCCAGATCAACCGGGAGTGA
- a CDS encoding MFS transporter — MPPASPVSPAPLDPNGGWRTFLWLWSSQALSVLGSGLSGFAFNIYLTQTRFPLESQKPELAAALSLTALGWALAAIVGAPLAGALADRLDRRRMMLTCDLLNALLSAGAVALVLSSSPPIWLFVLFTAALGLVGTFHGSAFDTSYSSLVSRERLPRANGMMQTLWSLSGLLSPALAALLIGLPALARSGNGPNWLAGLQDGVPLAFALDGLSFAVAALVVWRLRIPSPVRVDLAEGAANKPSLWADMRVGWTFILARRPLLHLLLTFASVNLLTSGVGVLHPLLVKFTLAPDLAARGLTVETGLATLWTAMSAGGLAGGLLISAWGGLKWRRVLGVLVPMVLAGAAQALSGIAGTVVFTAAAIAFFGIMTPIMNAHSQSIWQAQVPSELQGRVFSVRRLIAQFTVPVGTAISGVLAARYAPGSVLLWAGLAMTAVSALQLLNPVMRRVEDPLGASGSAVRV; from the coding sequence ATGCCCCCCGCCTCCCCCGTTTCGCCCGCGCCCCTAGACCCGAACGGCGGCTGGCGCACCTTCCTCTGGCTGTGGAGTTCTCAAGCTCTCAGTGTGCTGGGCAGCGGCCTCAGCGGGTTTGCCTTCAATATCTACCTGACCCAGACCCGCTTTCCGCTGGAATCTCAAAAGCCGGAACTGGCGGCGGCGCTGTCGCTCACGGCATTGGGCTGGGCACTGGCCGCCATCGTGGGTGCGCCGCTGGCCGGGGCGTTGGCAGACCGCCTAGATCGCCGCCGCATGATGCTCACCTGTGACCTGCTGAACGCCCTGCTGTCGGCGGGCGCGGTGGCGTTGGTGCTGTCCAGTAGCCCTCCCATCTGGCTGTTCGTCCTGTTCACGGCGGCGCTGGGCTTGGTGGGCACTTTTCACGGCTCGGCCTTCGATACCAGCTATTCCAGTCTGGTCAGCCGGGAACGCCTGCCGCGTGCCAACGGCATGATGCAGACCCTCTGGAGCCTGTCGGGCCTGCTGAGTCCGGCGCTGGCGGCGCTGCTGATCGGGCTGCCCGCACTGGCCCGGTCTGGAAACGGGCCGAACTGGTTGGCTGGCCTGCAAGACGGCGTACCGCTGGCCTTTGCCCTAGACGGCCTGTCTTTTGCGGTGGCCGCGTTGGTGGTCTGGCGGCTCCGGATTCCTAGCCCGGTGCGGGTCGACCTTGCCGAAGGGGCCGCCAACAAACCCAGTCTGTGGGCCGATATGCGCGTGGGATGGACATTTATTCTGGCCCGCCGCCCGCTGCTGCACCTGCTGCTGACGTTCGCCTCGGTGAACCTGCTGACCAGTGGCGTGGGCGTCTTGCATCCGCTGTTGGTCAAATTCACGCTGGCCCCTGACCTCGCCGCACGCGGCCTGACCGTAGAAACCGGACTGGCGACGCTCTGGACAGCCATGAGTGCGGGCGGTCTGGCGGGCGGCCTCCTCATCAGCGCGTGGGGCGGCCTGAAATGGCGGCGGGTGCTGGGCGTACTGGTGCCGATGGTACTGGCAGGCGCGGCGCAGGCGCTCAGTGGCATTGCCGGAACGGTGGTCTTCACGGCGGCGGCCATCGCTTTTTTCGGCATCATGACCCCGATCATGAACGCCCATTCTCAGAGCATCTGGCAAGCCCAAGTGCCCAGCGAATTGCAGGGCCGCGTGTTCAGCGTGCGGCGACTGATCGCGCAATTTACCGTGCCCGTCGGGACAGCCATTTCTGGAGTGCTGGCAGCCCGGTACGCTCCGGGCAGCGTGTTGCTGTGGGCGGGCCTAGCTATGACGGCGGTATCGGCACTGCAACTGCTGAACCCGGTCATGCGCCGCGTCGAAGACCCCCTTGGGGCTTCTGGCTCTGCGGTCAGGGTGTGA
- a CDS encoding PIG-L deacetylase family protein, producing the protein MRIMAVFAHPDDEIGCMGTLAQHAARGDEVMLVWTTLGELASQFGDASHEEVTRVRREHGAWVAGRIGAQHHFFDMGDSRMTGNRAEALQLARLYARFRPNAVITWSDDHPHPDHRMTAKIAFDAITLARIPKIVTGAGGASSPPAPHLGGGGGSIESGEDVSRLQAWRDPIRFYQYYAPASPYPEVLTDISDSIEVAAEVMAFYHAFYKWTWTADQFREGRAQLGRMAGVKYAERFNLRASHLRARPYLD; encoded by the coding sequence ATGCGAATCATGGCGGTTTTTGCCCACCCGGATGACGAGATCGGCTGCATGGGCACTTTGGCACAGCACGCGGCGCGGGGCGACGAGGTCATGTTGGTCTGGACGACTCTGGGTGAGTTGGCCTCGCAATTTGGCGACGCCTCGCACGAGGAAGTGACGCGGGTACGGCGCGAACACGGCGCGTGGGTGGCAGGCCGCATCGGGGCGCAACACCACTTTTTCGATATGGGCGACAGCCGCATGACCGGAAACCGCGCCGAAGCCCTGCAGCTGGCCCGCCTGTATGCCCGTTTTCGGCCCAATGCCGTGATCACCTGGAGCGATGACCACCCGCACCCCGATCACCGCATGACCGCCAAAATCGCCTTCGACGCCATTACGCTGGCCCGCATTCCCAAAATCGTGACCGGGGCAGGCGGCGCGTCCAGCCCACCCGCTCCCCATCTGGGCGGGGGCGGCGGCAGCATAGAAAGCGGCGAGGACGTGTCGCGCTTGCAGGCGTGGCGCGATCCCATCCGCTTTTACCAGTACTACGCGCCCGCCAGCCCCTACCCCGAAGTCCTGACCGACATCAGCGACAGCATCGAGGTGGCCGCCGAAGTGATGGCTTTCTACCACGCGTTTTACAAGTGGACATGGACAGCAGACCAGTTCCGCGAAGGCCGCGCCCAACTGGGCCGCATGGCAGGCGTGAAATACGCGGAACGTTTCAACCTGCGGGCGTCGCATCTGCGGGCGCGGCCTTATTTGGATTAG
- the rnhA gene encoding ribonuclease HI yields the protein MTKSSGKAPFKKSAAKKAESAARDRMPIKAGIQPAVPIAGEQIDLFSDGACDTQAGHGGWACILRFGERELVLSGNEENTTNNRMELRGLLEGLKSLKRPCQVRVITDSQYLRKAFTDGWILNWQRNGWKTASKEPVKNQELWEELIEQAKIHALTFIWVKGHAGHGENERVDVLAVQERKKLRAG from the coding sequence ATGACTAAATCAAGCGGCAAAGCGCCCTTCAAAAAATCCGCCGCGAAGAAGGCAGAGAGTGCGGCGCGTGACCGGATGCCGATCAAAGCAGGCATTCAACCCGCCGTACCCATTGCGGGCGAGCAAATAGACCTGTTCAGCGACGGCGCGTGCGATACGCAGGCCGGACACGGCGGCTGGGCCTGCATCCTGCGTTTTGGCGAACGGGAACTGGTACTCAGCGGCAATGAGGAGAACACCACCAACAACCGCATGGAGTTGCGCGGCCTGCTGGAAGGCCTCAAGAGCCTGAAGCGCCCCTGCCAAGTGCGCGTGATTACCGACAGCCAGTACCTCCGCAAAGCCTTCACCGACGGCTGGATTCTGAACTGGCAGCGCAACGGCTGGAAAACGGCCAGCAAAGAACCCGTGAAAAATCAGGAGTTGTGGGAAGAATTGATAGAGCAGGCCAAAATCCACGCGCTGACTTTTATTTGGGTCAAGGGTCACGCCGGGCATGGCGAGAACGAGCGGGTAGACGTTCTGGCCGTGCAGGAACGCAAGAAGTTGCGGGCAGGGTGA
- a CDS encoding GNAT family N-acetyltransferase, which yields MFPDPQRVAAALTAYANDPTRLVFAWYVRGQPVSAAGIQVSENAAEVLHIGTAAQCRGQGYGRALLHGIRAHLGGMTLSADTDEQAVEFYRQSGFDVIPMPSVWGGPRFRCTIGRGG from the coding sequence ATGTTCCCTGACCCACAGCGGGTGGCTGCCGCGTTGACGGCCTACGCAAATGATCCAACCCGGCTCGTCTTCGCTTGGTACGTGCGCGGGCAACCGGTCAGCGCAGCGGGCATTCAGGTCAGCGAAAACGCGGCAGAGGTGCTGCATATCGGGACAGCGGCACAGTGTAGAGGGCAAGGCTACGGGCGCGCCTTGCTGCACGGCATTCGGGCGCACCTCGGAGGGATGACCTTAAGCGCGGACACCGACGAACAAGCTGTAGAGTTTTATCGCCAAAGTGGATTTGATGTCATCCCTATGCCCTCAGTATGGGGCGGGCCGCGTTTCCGCTGCACCATCGGCAGGGGCGGCTGA
- a CDS encoding MFS transporter, producing the protein MATQSSPGVPPNGWRTFLALWASQSVSRFGSALSWFALTIYMAQTLYPAPDQKAEFALATGALAIAATLLAVLVAPIAGSLADRTDRKCLMAVCDTLSGLLTLGMAALMLFTTAPFWVLLLFVIATQSLDILHEAAMDASLAMIVPDEHLTRANGLLNTTRQISGLLGPATAALLIGVPLMLSQNGTGGWLATLRDGVPFALAVDGLSYLLAAAFLTRLNIPSPPPAESAGSAVANVKADTRLGWTYLLRRPPLLQLLLIGAAVNFAASAIPVYQTLLTRYTLEDDWTTRGLGFAAALAIITTITSAGMVLGGVVISAWGGLKHNRVLGILVPSLVIGIGIIGMGLSRSLPLTAALFGLTVFSMPFAMAHSGGIWQAQVPREMQGRVFAVRRVISRFTVPLGMALVSALATRFPPGPVIVGMGVLVVVVAAVQLLNPSVRRVDDREYLDGLAAAKGG; encoded by the coding sequence ATGGCAACTCAATCTTCCCCCGGCGTGCCTCCCAACGGCTGGCGGACATTCTTGGCGCTGTGGGCCTCGCAGTCGGTCAGCCGATTCGGGAGCGCCCTGTCTTGGTTCGCGCTGACCATCTATATGGCCCAGACCCTCTATCCGGCCCCTGACCAGAAGGCCGAGTTTGCGCTGGCTACAGGCGCATTGGCAATTGCTGCCACGCTGCTGGCGGTGCTGGTGGCCCCCATCGCCGGAAGCTTGGCAGACCGCACGGATCGCAAATGCCTGATGGCCGTCTGCGACACCCTCAGCGGCCTGCTGACGCTGGGCATGGCGGCCCTGATGCTGTTCACGACTGCGCCGTTCTGGGTGCTGCTGCTGTTCGTGATCGCCACGCAGTCGCTCGATATTTTGCATGAGGCGGCAATGGACGCCAGCCTCGCCATGATCGTGCCCGACGAACACCTGACACGGGCCAACGGACTGCTGAACACCACCCGCCAAATCAGCGGGCTGCTGGGGCCAGCTACCGCCGCGCTCCTGATCGGCGTGCCCTTGATGCTGAGTCAGAACGGCACGGGCGGCTGGTTGGCCACTCTGCGAGACGGCGTGCCGTTTGCGCTGGCGGTAGACGGCCTGAGCTATCTGCTGGCCGCCGCTTTCCTGACGCGCCTGAACATTCCCAGCCCGCCGCCCGCCGAGAGTGCCGGAAGTGCCGTCGCCAACGTGAAGGCCGATACCCGCCTTGGCTGGACATACCTGCTGCGCCGTCCGCCGCTGCTGCAACTGCTGCTGATCGGGGCCGCCGTGAACTTTGCCGCCAGCGCCATTCCGGTGTATCAGACCCTCCTGACGCGCTACACGCTGGAAGACGACTGGACGACACGCGGTCTGGGCTTCGCGGCGGCGTTGGCCATCATTACCACGATTACTAGTGCGGGCATGGTGCTGGGCGGCGTGGTCATCAGCGCGTGGGGCGGCCTGAAACACAACCGCGTGTTGGGCATTCTGGTGCCCAGCCTTGTCATCGGCATAGGCATCATCGGCATGGGCCTCAGCCGCAGCTTGCCCCTTACGGCGGCGCTCTTCGGCCTCACAGTCTTTTCTATGCCCTTTGCGATGGCCCACAGCGGCGGCATCTGGCAGGCTCAAGTGCCCCGCGAAATGCAGGGCCGCGTGTTCGCCGTGCGCCGCGTGATCTCGCGCTTTACCGTGCCGCTGGGCATGGCGTTGGTGTCGGCCCTCGCCACAAGGTTTCCCCCTGGCCCGGTCATCGTGGGCATGGGCGTGCTGGTCGTGGTGGTGGCCGCCGTGCAACTGCTGAATCCCAGCGTGCGCCGCGTGGATGACCGCGAGTATCTGGACGGCTTGGCGGCGGCGAAGGGCGGGTAG
- the tatC gene encoding twin-arginine translocase subunit TatC, with product MMQDLKSAPLFDHLDELRKRLIYSVLFLVAGMGVAWNYRVDLIELLKEPLKYSRLYQENKVQLIVTQLTDQFLLSFNISLWAGLALALPFILWQVWAFVAPGLYASERKWAIPFIAGAGLAFAAGVVFGFQLVLPTMVRFFVDFLGGTVTPLLNLASYMGMIITFLVSFGLAFEMPILAVILTRIGIVNHTMLRKGWRFALVGIMVAAAIITPTPDPGSMLLVAGPLYLLFELGVVLSRVFRIQPPAEETPALEL from the coding sequence ATGATGCAAGACCTGAAAAGTGCGCCGCTGTTCGACCACCTCGACGAACTCCGCAAGCGCCTGATCTACAGCGTCCTCTTTCTGGTGGCGGGTATGGGCGTGGCGTGGAATTACCGCGTCGACCTGATTGAGCTGCTGAAAGAACCCCTGAAATATTCGCGGCTCTATCAAGAGAACAAAGTTCAACTGATCGTTACCCAGCTCACCGACCAATTTTTGTTGAGCTTCAATATTTCGCTGTGGGCGGGTTTGGCGTTGGCATTGCCGTTTATTTTGTGGCAAGTCTGGGCCTTTGTCGCCCCCGGCCTCTATGCCAGCGAGCGCAAGTGGGCTATTCCCTTTATTGCGGGGGCAGGGTTGGCGTTCGCTGCTGGCGTAGTCTTTGGCTTTCAGTTGGTACTGCCCACGATGGTTCGCTTCTTCGTCGATTTCTTAGGCGGTACTGTTACGCCGCTGCTGAATCTTGCCAGCTACATGGGCATGATCATTACGTTCCTCGTTTCGTTTGGGCTGGCGTTCGAGATGCCTATTCTGGCCGTGATCCTCACCCGCATCGGCATCGTGAACCACACCATGCTCCGTAAGGGCTGGCGCTTTGCCCTCGTGGGCATCATGGTGGCCGCTGCCATCATCACACCCACACCCGACCCCGGCAGCATGTTGCTGGTGGCTGGCCCGCTGTACCTGCTGTTCGAGTTGGGCGTCGTACTGTCCCGCGTGTTCCGCATTCAGCCGCCCGCTGAAGAAACACCTGCTTTAGAGTTGTAA
- the glmU gene encoding bifunctional UDP-N-acetylglucosamine diphosphorylase/glucosamine-1-phosphate N-acetyltransferase GlmU, giving the protein MKNSNRPLDVVILAAGQGTRMRSTLPKVLHPVGGRPMVAWAVKAAQELGARSVVVVTGHGAEQVETALGGTGVTFARQAQQRGTGDAFLSGADVLPHTGDADILVLYGDTPLLRPSTLQALLHDHQSRGSAFTILTGELPDATGYGRIIRDEAGNVTRIVEQKGATDAEKAVREFNSGVYVMDARAPELARQIVPNSVTGEYYLTDLLALYRAAGAAAHAFKLDDIDEVMGANDRSGLAEAEAILRRRINTGHMRAGVTLINPDTNTIEDTVTLGQDVTVEPGVILRGNTRVADGVTLGAYSVITDSVLEAGVVIKAHSVLDGATVGAGSDVGPFARLRPGSVLGAGVHIGNFVETKNARLDDGVKAGHLAYLGDVTVGAETNIGAGTIIANFDGVNKHQTSVGAGVFIGSNSTLIAPRTVGDAAFIAAGSAIHDDIPEGALAIARGKQRNMEGWSRRYWGGLREKVSQKLPWLAGWLERQ; this is encoded by the coding sequence ATGAAGAACAGTAACCGTCCACTGGACGTCGTGATATTGGCAGCGGGCCAAGGAACCCGCATGAGATCAACCCTGCCGAAAGTGCTTCACCCGGTGGGAGGCCGCCCGATGGTGGCGTGGGCCGTGAAAGCCGCGCAGGAACTCGGCGCACGCAGCGTGGTTGTGGTGACCGGGCACGGGGCCGAGCAGGTCGAAACGGCGCTGGGGGGCACAGGCGTGACCTTTGCCCGGCAGGCCCAGCAGCGCGGCACGGGCGACGCCTTCCTCAGCGGGGCCGATGTCTTACCACACACAGGTGACGCCGATATTCTGGTGCTGTACGGCGATACGCCTCTGCTGCGGCCCAGTACCTTGCAAGCTCTGCTGCACGATCATCAGTCTCGCGGCAGCGCGTTTACCATCCTGACCGGAGAACTGCCCGACGCCACCGGCTATGGCCGAATTATCCGCGACGAGGCAGGCAACGTGACCCGCATCGTGGAGCAAAAGGGAGCCACCGACGCTGAAAAAGCGGTGCGCGAATTCAATTCCGGCGTATACGTGATGGACGCCCGCGCCCCCGAACTGGCCCGCCAGATCGTGCCCAACAGCGTCACGGGCGAGTATTACCTCACCGATCTGCTGGCCCTCTACCGCGCTGCCGGAGCCGCCGCCCACGCCTTCAAGCTGGACGATATAGACGAGGTGATGGGGGCCAATGACCGCAGCGGGCTAGCCGAAGCTGAAGCGATCTTGCGGCGGCGCATCAACACGGGCCATATGCGGGCGGGCGTGACCCTCATCAATCCCGACACCAACACCATCGAAGACACCGTGACACTAGGGCAGGACGTGACTGTGGAACCCGGCGTGATCCTGCGCGGCAACACCCGCGTGGCCGACGGCGTGACGCTGGGAGCCTACAGCGTCATCACCGACAGCGTGCTGGAAGCGGGTGTGGTTATCAAGGCTCATAGCGTGCTGGACGGCGCGACTGTGGGTGCGGGCAGCGATGTGGGGCCGTTTGCCCGCCTGCGCCCCGGCTCGGTGCTGGGAGCGGGCGTGCATATCGGCAACTTCGTGGAAACCAAGAATGCCCGCCTAGACGATGGAGTCAAGGCCGGGCACCTCGCCTACCTCGGAGACGTGACGGTGGGCGCAGAAACCAACATCGGCGCGGGCACGATCATCGCCAATTTTGACGGCGTGAACAAGCACCAGACCAGCGTGGGCGCGGGCGTGTTCATCGGCTCCAACTCCACCCTGATCGCCCCGCGCACGGTCGGCGACGCCGCCTTTATCGCTGCCGGAAGCGCCATTCACGATGATATTCCCGAGGGCGCACTGGCGATTGCACGCGGCAAACAGCGCAACATGGAAGGCTGGTCGCGCCGCTACTGGGGCGGCCTGCGCGAAAAAGTAAGCCAGAAGTTGCCTTGGCTGGCGGGATGGCTGGAGCGGCAGTAG
- a CDS encoding twin-arginine translocase TatA/TatE family subunit — MSFGPLEIILIVVVIALIFGARKLPELGKGLGQGIKSFKKEIHEPVTPAVTDVHSHTLDPVRTADGRIVETTVTEVERR, encoded by the coding sequence ATGTCATTCGGGCCACTGGAAATTATTCTGATCGTTGTCGTTATCGCCCTGATCTTTGGCGCACGCAAGCTTCCCGAACTGGGCAAGGGCCTCGGGCAGGGCATCAAGAGCTTCAAGAAAGAGATTCATGAACCTGTGACTCCTGCCGTGACCGACGTGCATTCCCATACGCTTGACCCCGTGCGCACCGCAGATGGCCGAATCGTAGAAACGACGGTTACTGAAGTCGAGCGGCGTTAA
- a CDS encoding winged helix-turn-helix transcriptional regulator, which translates to MPIRDASEHTQQEDPELDALVREIIGRVADKWTMLALETLTEHGPLRFTRLGELIGGVSQKMLTKTVRQMEADGLVTRTVFPVIPPKVEYQLTELGLSLSEAFCGVWIWAEQHRGTIEEARRAFQERREGTEE; encoded by the coding sequence ATGCCTATACGAGACGCTTCAGAACACACCCAACAGGAAGACCCCGAACTTGACGCCCTCGTGCGCGAGATTATTGGCCGGGTGGCCGACAAATGGACGATGTTGGCCTTAGAGACCCTGACCGAGCACGGCCCGCTACGTTTTACCCGGCTCGGAGAACTGATCGGCGGCGTGAGCCAGAAAATGCTCACCAAAACCGTCCGCCAGATGGAGGCCGATGGCTTGGTTACGCGCACCGTCTTTCCAGTGATTCCGCCCAAAGTGGAGTATCAGTTGACTGAACTCGGCCTTAGCCTCAGCGAAGCGTTTTGCGGCGTGTGGATTTGGGCCGAACAGCACCGGGGCACGATTGAGGAAGCCCGCCGAGCTTTTCAGGAGCGGCGGGAGGGGACGGAGGAATAG
- a CDS encoding DUF4870 domain-containing protein, with translation MSLPSSPYSAPTTLPEPERTPALLIHLSPLAGLLLPTIGNLLGPLLAWLVYRDRSRALDGQGKEALNFQLSLWLYGVIITVLAFGLFSVGLVGGAVSAAVGSPDAGAFAFFGAFAGFFAFYLPIMLVLFLLPLVLMLVAVVRVSSGRAYRYPLTIRFIR, from the coding sequence ATGAGCCTGCCGTCCTCGCCCTATTCTGCACCCACTACGCTGCCCGAGCCGGAGCGCACACCCGCCCTCCTGATTCACCTGTCGCCGCTGGCGGGCCTGCTGCTCCCCACCATCGGTAATCTGCTGGGGCCGCTGCTGGCGTGGTTGGTGTACCGAGACCGCAGCCGCGCCCTAGACGGTCAGGGTAAGGAAGCCCTGAATTTCCAACTGAGCTTGTGGCTGTACGGCGTCATCATCACCGTGCTGGCGTTCGGCTTGTTTAGCGTGGGCTTGGTGGGCGGCGCAGTCAGCGCGGCGGTGGGCAGCCCCGACGCTGGAGCCTTCGCCTTTTTTGGGGCCTTCGCCGGGTTTTTTGCCTTCTATTTGCCCATCATGCTGGTGCTGTTTTTGCTGCCGCTGGTGCTGATGCTGGTCGCGGTGGTGCGCGTCAGCAGCGGGCGGGCTTATAGGTATCCACTGACGATTCGGTTCATTCGGTAG